The following is a genomic window from Atribacteraceae bacterium.
GAGCTTGATTTCGACCGGTTCCTCTTCGCTTCAGAGCTCATCATCAGCGGATCCCGCACTCAGAAAAAATCGAGTTGGGACAAAGCCATCGCTATCTTAAGCGCCGATCGTTTCCCGTTGCAAACCCTGGTCACTCATCGGTTGAGCCTGGAGGAATGGCAGGAGGGATTCGCCCTGACCCTGAACCGTCAAGCGATCAAGGTGATTCTCAGGCCTTAGGAGGAAGAGGTGGGGGGGAATGATTGTATATTAGAGGAATCATCCGGCCGGCCTGGCCGGTGGCGGCGGGGGATAAAAAAGGAGGAAACGATAAGAGGGGTTTCCTCGTTTACTCGTCATTGGGCACTTTTTTCAGATGGGGAGGAACGTTACGTGTTGTCAGTCGAAAATAAATTGGATATGTTGCGTAAAATGCTTCTTATTCGACACTTCGAAGAACAAGCGGAGGAGTTGTACATGGAGGGAAAGGTGTTTGGAACCTTCCACCTCTATGTCGGCGAGGAAGCGGTGGCGGTGGGGGCGTGTGCGGCGCTTCAGCCTGATGACTACATCACCTCGACCCACCGTGGTCATGGGCACTGCATCGCCAAGGGGGCTGATGTCAAGAAAATGATGGCCGAGATTATGGCCAAAGATACCGGGTATTGTCACGGGGTAGGCGGGTCGATGCACATCGCCGATGTCGAGCAGGGAAACCTGGGAGCTAACGGGGTGGTTGGCGGCGGGATTCCAATCGCCATGGGGGCGGCCTTGGGTTGTAAGCTTCAGAAGAACGGGAAAGTGGTGCTCGGTTTTTTCGGTGATGGGGCGTCCAATACCGGCAACTTTCATGAGGCGATCAATATGGCGGCGATTTTAAAGGTTCCGGTGGTCTTTATTTGTGAAAACAATCACTATGCCATGTCCAATCCGGTCAAAAACGCCTTGGCCATCGCCGATATATCCGAACGCTCCGGCGCTTACGGAATACCCGGGGTGACCGTGGACGGGAACGATGTCCTGGCGGTCTACGAGGTGGTGGCGGAATCCGTGGAGCGAGCCCGGCAAGGCAAGGGACCGACCCTGATTGAAGCCAAGACCTACCGCTTCAAAGGGCATTCCAAGAGCGATAAAAACGTGTACCGGACCAAGGAAGAGATCGAAAGTTGGAAGGCCCGTTGCCCGATCAAACGGTTCAAGGGATATCTTGCGGAGAATGACGGAGTACCGGTGAAAAAACTGGAGGACATCGAAAGTCAGGTGGAACAGGATATCGCCGAAGCGATTGTTTTTGGCCTGGAAAGCCCCGAACCGACCCTCGAGGAAGCGAGGAAGATGGTCTATGCCTGAACGGGAAATCACTTTTCGGGAGGCTGTCCGGGAGGCGTTGCGGGAGGCGTTGCGCGCTGATGAGCGGGTATTTCTGTTGGGACAGGACATCGGAATCTACGGTGGGGCGTTCGCGGTTACCCTGGGATTGATCGAGGAATTCGGCCGGGCGCGGGTGATCGATACGCCAATTTCGGAAGCGGCCATGATCGGGGCCGGAGCGGGCGCGGCGCTGGTCGGTTCCCGACCGGTGGTGGAAATTCAGTTTTCCGATTTTATCGGAATCGGCATGGATCAACTGGTCAACCAGGCCGCCAAAATCCGTTTTATGTTCGGAGGAAAAGCGACGGTGCCTATGGTGTTACGGGCTCCCATCGGCTGCGGGACGGGAGCCGCCGCCCAGCATTCCCAGAGTCAGGAAGCCTGGTATGCCCACGTGCCGGGGTTGAAAGTTGTGATGCCCGCGACAGCCTATGATGCCAAGGGGCTACTGCACGCCTCCCTCCTCGACGACAATCCGGTGCTCTTTTTTGAACATAAGCTGCTTTATCCGATGAAGAGCGCCGTTCCGGATAAACCCTACACGGTTCCCCTGGGAAAGGCAAAAATCAGGCGTTCGGGCCGTGACGTGACCTTGCTCGCCTATGCCCTGCAGACTGTGAAATGTTTGCAGGCGGCCGACTTGCTGGCTGATCAGGGGATCGATGCCGAGGTGCTGGATCTGCGGACCCTTCGCCCGCTGGATACGGAGGCGATCGCCGAATCGATTAAGCGGACCCATAAAGCGGTGGTAGTCTACGAAGCGCCGCGCACCGGAGGTTTTGGGGCGGAAATCGCTGCCTTTATCGGGGAAGAGCTGTTCGATGAATTGGATGCTCCGGTCATGAGATTGGGCGGTCTCGATATGCCGGTTCCCTACAATCCGAACCTGGAGCAAGCCCTGGTACCGCAGCCGGACACCATCGCCGGAGCGGTTAAAAAACTGTTGAATCGCCGGTGAAAAACAGATCTGTCCAGATTCGTTTCCCGGAGGCCGGGCCTCACCAACTACCGGGGTTGGTGCGGACCGTATCAAAAAAGCAAGGCCGGATGGGTGATATCTGAGTCAAATGGTGTGGTATTTTGGGGGAGAGGACATTAGAGATGGGAATCGGTCAAATTCCGGACGGTGGTGGTTCTGAACGGAGCGATCCAAAAACGGAAAGGGAACTGACGATCGAGGTCGCCCGCCTGTATTATTATGAGGAATTGACGCAGGATGCGATCGGATCGGTGTTGGGGATCAGCCGGCAGAAAGTGTGGCGCTTGCTCAGCCGGGCCCGGGAAGACGGGATTGTCCAGGTGCGGGTGATGGAGCCCGAGACCGACCTGGAACTGAGAGAAGAAGAGCTGAAGAAGCGCTATGCCCTGAAGGAAGTCCGCTTAGCCAGAATCTTCAGTAATGACGAAAAGGTAATCCAGAAGCGCATCGCCCAGGTGGCGGCGTCCTATCTGCGTTCCCGGGTCGAACCGTACATGACCCTGGGGATATCCTACGGAAAAACCCTTTTTGAAATGACCCGATACCTGGCTCCTCGTCAGGTGCCGGGTCTACGGGTAGTGCAGATCATGGGTGGCTATGGCAAACTGAAAGGGGAAGTCATGGCTATCGAACTGGCCCGGCGTATCGCCGCTTGTTTCGATGGGGACGTTATTTATCTGCTGGCTCCGGCCTTTGCCCGGGACCGGATGACCAGGGACGCCATCTGCCAGGAAAATTCGGTCCTCCTGCCTCTGGACATCGGCCGGAAGGCTGATATGGCCCTGGTCGGCATTGGAGGAACCACGCCGACCTCGACATTACTCGATACCGGAGACATCCACGAGGCAGAAATGCGAATTCTGGCCCGAGGCGGGGCGGTCGGCAATATCTGTGGTCATTTTTATGACCAAAAAGGCCGGCTGGTCCCTTCCCCGGCCGATGAGCGTTGTATCTCGCTCGAATTGAGCGAATTGCAGCGCATTCCGTTGGTCATCGGGGTAGCGGGAGGGACGGAAAAGTTCAAGGCCATCCAGGGGGCGCTGGCGGGCAGGCTGGTGAATGTCCTCATAACCGATGAAGGAACCATGAAAAAACTTTTGGATTGAATGGGATGTTCGACGATGGAGGAAATGATGCGTGACCGGCGTTATGTGGTGGTTTTTGATGTGGGCACCGGCAGTGGACGTTGCTTGATTTTTGATTTTCAGGGGAGAGAACTGGCGGAATGTCACCGGGAATGGACTCCGCAGACTCTCCCTCAGTATCCGGGTTCCCGGGATTTTGACACCCGCGCCAGTTGGCTTCTCCTGAAAGAGTGTCTGCGGGATGCGCTGAAATGTTCCGGGATCCGGCCGGAAGAGATCGCCGGGGTGACCGGAACCAGCATGCGGGAAGGGTTCGTTTTATATGACCTCAGGGGACGGGAAATCTGGGGCTGTCCCAACACCGATGCCCGAGCGGGAGAGGAGGGGAGGGAACTGATCGAGCAGGGAGTAGGGGAAAAGGTCTTTCAGGAGGGAGGAGACTGGTTTGCCATTCACGCCATGCCCCGCCTGGTCTGGATCCGCAAAAAGCAACCGGATATCTTTCACCGGGCCCGCCATCTGACCATGCTGGGAGACTGGGTGGTTTACAAGCTGACCGGAGAGTACACCACGACACCCTCCCTGGGATCGAGCTCCGGGCTTTTCAGCCTGCAGAAACGGTCCTGGTCACCCCGGAGCGTCGCGGTCTGTGACATGGATCTGTCGGTTTTCCCCCCGGTCTACGAATCCGGTACCCTGGTTGGGGAAGTGACGAGCGAAGCCGCGGCGGAAACAGGCCTCCTGGCCGGGACTCCAGTGTACACCAGCGGGGGGGACACCATGCTGGCCTGCCTGGGGGTGGGCACGACCGATCCCTATGCCTATACCGTGGTGGGAGGGTCCTTCTGGCAGACCACCATGATCACCCCTGCTCCTTTGATCGACCCGAAAATCCGCCTGCGAACCCACTGCCATATCCTGCCCGGATTCTGGATGACCGAGGGGTTCGGTTTTCTCAACGGAATGGCTGTTCGCTGGTTCCGGGACGCGTTTTGTCAGCATGAAATGGCGGAAGCCGAAAAACTGGGAATCAGCGCCTATGAATTCCTGGAGCGGGAAGCAGCCACTGTTCCGCCGGGCTCCCATGGGATCATCGCCACCTTCTCCGATATCATGAACGCCCGCACCATGAAACACGCTACCCCTTCTTTTCTGGGTTTTGACATATTTTCTCCGGAAACCTCGGGGAAAAAAGAGTGCTACCGCTCACTCCTGGAGAACGCCGCCTATGTGGCGTACGGTCACGCCCTCATCCTCGAGGAATTGACCGGACAAATGTGTGAAGAAGCCACCTTTTGCGGCGGAGCGTCCCGGGGCATTCTCTGGCCCCAGATTGTGACAGACGTCACCGGGGCTCGTCTTAGAATCCCGGAAGTGAAAGAGGCGACGGCGCTCGGCGCGGCCATGTGCGTCTTGAAGGGCTTGGGGGTATATGGTGGTTTCGCGGAAACCGCCCGCACCATCGTCCGCTGGGAGCGGGAAGTGGAGCCGAACCAGGAACGCCACCAACGGTACCGCGAATTATTCACGCACTGGAAATCCGTCTATCGAGAAGTGCTGGAACTGGGCAACCGTGGTCTTCTGGAGTATCTTTGGAAGGCTCCCGGATTATAGGACCTCATACTCAACCACGAAATATCCCTTGGTTTGAACGATTCCTCTCAAAATACCTGACCAGACAGAATCGAACCATACGACGCTCCTTGGGTTTTTTGATAGTCTGAGATTTTCCAATACGGGTTTTGCCCTTGGGTACGCCATATGGTTCGATTCGCTGGCTCATACTATCGGCAAAGCTACATCTACCTTAAACTGACTCTGGCAGGTTTCTCTACCATGGCTGCGGGGGTTCCTCTATTTCAGTGATACCCATATCTACATTTCTTACTTCAAAATGAAAGGAGGGTCATGCACAACATTTGACAATAGCTTTCTTGACATCATTAGAAGTCAATGTTACGCTGTAAGCGTTTACGTAAATATTCCGTTTTCCCAGGACATTATTCACGACTGAGAAAGGGAGACGCTATGGATAAACCACGGGTGGTTATCGGTATCGATACTGAAACCGATGTTGGAAGCTTCACCCCTTTTTATTCAGGACTTGAAAACGGGCTCCCTCTTTTGCTCGAACTTTTCGGGAAAAAATCCGTCCCGGCAACCTTCTTCTTTGTCGCTGAAGCGGCTCAAAAGTTTCCGGCTCTCACACGAGAAGTCATGAAAAGGGGTTTCGAGGTCGGCTGCCATACGATTCATCACGAGACAATCGGGGATCCGCTCTTCGACATTCCTCTGGTCAAACCGGTCCTCCCGGAAGAGGTGCCCAATCGTCTCCGCCGGGCAACAAGCATGATCAGCGAGGTGATTGGGAGTTCGCCGGTTTCTTTCCGGGCCCCCCGCCTGTGGGGAAGCACCACGATGGTGAATTCCCTGGAAGAGCTTGGTTATGTCGCTGACGCTACCTACCCTATGTATTATTTCGAGGAAAGGATAGCTCCCTATCACCCCTCAGCGACTGATTGGACGCAAGAAGGAGATTTGAAAATACTCGAAATTCCCAACTTTGCGGACCTCAGTCTCCCCCGCAAGGATCCCTGGGGAAGAAACCGGGACCAATGGCCGATTTTTCGCACGGCAGGAGCCGATGTTCTGATCAGTCATATTGATAACTTTATTGCTCTTGCGACCAGTCGGAATGTCACACCGGTCCTCTGTTTTTATTTTCACCCCTGGGAATTCATTGAAATGCCCTCCCGCTTTGACTTCGGGGAAGCCAGCGTTGAACCCAGCCCCTTCATTATTCGCAACTGTGGATTCTATGCTCTGCAGGAATTAGGGCGGTTGATCGATTTGCTGCGCGGGAGAGACGCTGAATTTTACAGTGCCGCCGGTATGGCTGCGTATTGGAGTCAACGGTGAAAGTAACCGGACAAACCAATAAGCTGAAGCCGACCTTGCAAGATGTCGCCCGGGAAGCGAACACCAGCATTGCGTCCGTTTCCCGGGTAATCAATAACTCGGATTTTGTGCGGGACGAAATCAGACAGCGGGTGTGGAAAGCGATCGAGAGACTGCAGTATTTTCCCAATACAACCGCTCGTAGTCTGGCGCGAGGTAAGACCGTCTTTTCCAATACCAACCAGTATGTGGGAGTGTTGTTCGGTCAATTTGTCCGGTCCGATCACTCTTTCTTTTCCAGCATCATATCCGGGATTGAAAAAACCATGTTCGATAACCGGATCAACATTGTTCTGTCTTCGATGCCTTCCCGGGAAAACGGAGCACTCTGCGACCTTCCGCCCTTTCTGGCGGAAGACAGCCTACGATACATTATCTTGATTGGAGAAGGGGGTGGCGGGCTTCTCCGCTACCTCCAAACCAACGATTTTATTTTTGTGGTGGTCGATGCCCTTGCTCCGTCAGGGGTGGATTGTGTGCTTTGTGATTACAAACGAGGTTCTGTTGAAGCAATGGAGTACCTTTTCGACTTGGGACATTCCCGCATCGGATTGATTCTCGGACCTAAAACCCACTATTTTTCCCGGGCCCTGGAATACGGTTATCGTAAAGTCCACGAAAACAGGGGGATCCAGGTGAACTCCACTCACATCGTGTACGGGAACGACTTCAGCGCCCATAGCGGCTTCCAGGGTGCGGACCGGTTGTTCTCCCTCCTTCCTGTGCCCACTGCTGTTTTTACCAACGACGAGATGGCCATCGGCGTTCTGAAGAAGGCAAAAGCGTTGGGAGTCCGGGCTCCCGAAGACGTTTCACTTTTTGGTTTTGACGACATCGGGGTTGCGTCGTTCCTCAGCCCGCCGCTAACCACTATGCGCATTCCCAGCCAGGAAATGGGGAACCTGGCCGCCCGGTTGCTCCTGGAGCACATGAAAGAAACCGTCCCCTCTCCGACCCGGCGCATCGAGGTTTCACCCCTCCTTGTACCCAGAGAATCCTGCAGGAATCTCTCACCTTCCCTCCCGGGTCAAATGGACGACCGGGCTTGAAAAAGATTGGGAGCAGAGTATAAAAATCCCTGAAACGAGGTGATCAAATGTCTCTTCCCGCCACAGAAGCACAGAATCGCTTGGCAAAAGTGCGCACCCTCATCCAGTCCAATAATCTGCCCGGTACTCTGGTATATTATGACGAATTGAACATCGCCAACGGCTGGTATCTGTCCGGCTGGTGCCCGCAGTTTGAAAGCGGCATGCTCCTGGTTCCCAGCGTAGGGGAGCCGATGATCCTGGGCGGTCCGGAATCCGAACCCTTTGCCCTGAATGATTCCGGCATCAAAAAAACCAGAAATATCCCCGTCTTCATGGTCCCTGAAGAAGAGTACCCCAACGCCTATATCTCCTCTTTCGCCGAAGTATTCGGGGAAATCGGCCTGAAAGGGGGGAATCAGCGGATCGGGGTGGTGGGCCTGGATAAAATGCCTTACGGGGTGTACGAGTTACTCAGGAAAGATCTGCAGGGAATCGAGCTGGTTAACCTGACCAACGCCTATGAAGAGTTCCGGAAGGTCAAA
Proteins encoded in this region:
- a CDS encoding thiamine pyrophosphate-dependent dehydrogenase E1 component subunit alpha codes for the protein MLSVENKLDMLRKMLLIRHFEEQAEELYMEGKVFGTFHLYVGEEAVAVGACAALQPDDYITSTHRGHGHCIAKGADVKKMMAEIMAKDTGYCHGVGGSMHIADVEQGNLGANGVVGGGIPIAMGAALGCKLQKNGKVVLGFFGDGASNTGNFHEAINMAAILKVPVVFICENNHYAMSNPVKNALAIADISERSGAYGIPGVTVDGNDVLAVYEVVAESVERARQGKGPTLIEAKTYRFKGHSKSDKNVYRTKEEIESWKARCPIKRFKGYLAENDGVPVKKLEDIESQVEQDIAEAIVFGLESPEPTLEEARKMVYA
- a CDS encoding alpha-ketoacid dehydrogenase subunit beta, with the protein product MPEREITFREAVREALREALRADERVFLLGQDIGIYGGAFAVTLGLIEEFGRARVIDTPISEAAMIGAGAGAALVGSRPVVEIQFSDFIGIGMDQLVNQAAKIRFMFGGKATVPMVLRAPIGCGTGAAAQHSQSQEAWYAHVPGLKVVMPATAYDAKGLLHASLLDDNPVLFFEHKLLYPMKSAVPDKPYTVPLGKAKIRRSGRDVTLLAYALQTVKCLQAADLLADQGIDAEVLDLRTLRPLDTEAIAESIKRTHKAVVVYEAPRTGGFGAEIAAFIGEELFDELDAPVMRLGGLDMPVPYNPNLEQALVPQPDTIAGAVKKLLNRR
- a CDS encoding sugar-binding transcriptional regulator, producing MGIGQIPDGGGSERSDPKTERELTIEVARLYYYEELTQDAIGSVLGISRQKVWRLLSRAREDGIVQVRVMEPETDLELREEELKKRYALKEVRLARIFSNDEKVIQKRIAQVAASYLRSRVEPYMTLGISYGKTLFEMTRYLAPRQVPGLRVVQIMGGYGKLKGEVMAIELARRIAACFDGDVIYLLAPAFARDRMTRDAICQENSVLLPLDIGRKADMALVGIGGTTPTSTLLDTGDIHEAEMRILARGGAVGNICGHFYDQKGRLVPSPADERCISLELSELQRIPLVIGVAGGTEKFKAIQGALAGRLVNVLITDEGTMKKLLD
- the lsrK gene encoding autoinducer-2 kinase, which gives rise to MEEMMRDRRYVVVFDVGTGSGRCLIFDFQGRELAECHREWTPQTLPQYPGSRDFDTRASWLLLKECLRDALKCSGIRPEEIAGVTGTSMREGFVLYDLRGREIWGCPNTDARAGEEGRELIEQGVGEKVFQEGGDWFAIHAMPRLVWIRKKQPDIFHRARHLTMLGDWVVYKLTGEYTTTPSLGSSSGLFSLQKRSWSPRSVAVCDMDLSVFPPVYESGTLVGEVTSEAAAETGLLAGTPVYTSGGDTMLACLGVGTTDPYAYTVVGGSFWQTTMITPAPLIDPKIRLRTHCHILPGFWMTEGFGFLNGMAVRWFRDAFCQHEMAEAEKLGISAYEFLEREAATVPPGSHGIIATFSDIMNARTMKHATPSFLGFDIFSPETSGKKECYRSLLENAAYVAYGHALILEELTGQMCEEATFCGGASRGILWPQIVTDVTGARLRIPEVKEATALGAAMCVLKGLGVYGGFAETARTIVRWEREVEPNQERHQRYRELFTHWKSVYREVLELGNRGLLEYLWKAPGL
- a CDS encoding polysaccharide deacetylase family protein; amino-acid sequence: MDKPRVVIGIDTETDVGSFTPFYSGLENGLPLLLELFGKKSVPATFFFVAEAAQKFPALTREVMKRGFEVGCHTIHHETIGDPLFDIPLVKPVLPEEVPNRLRRATSMISEVIGSSPVSFRAPRLWGSTTMVNSLEELGYVADATYPMYYFEERIAPYHPSATDWTQEGDLKILEIPNFADLSLPRKDPWGRNRDQWPIFRTAGADVLISHIDNFIALATSRNVTPVLCFYFHPWEFIEMPSRFDFGEASVEPSPFIIRNCGFYALQELGRLIDLLRGRDAEFYSAAGMAAYWSQR
- a CDS encoding LacI family DNA-binding transcriptional regulator; protein product: MKVTGQTNKLKPTLQDVAREANTSIASVSRVINNSDFVRDEIRQRVWKAIERLQYFPNTTARSLARGKTVFSNTNQYVGVLFGQFVRSDHSFFSSIISGIEKTMFDNRINIVLSSMPSRENGALCDLPPFLAEDSLRYIILIGEGGGGLLRYLQTNDFIFVVVDALAPSGVDCVLCDYKRGSVEAMEYLFDLGHSRIGLILGPKTHYFSRALEYGYRKVHENRGIQVNSTHIVYGNDFSAHSGFQGADRLFSLLPVPTAVFTNDEMAIGVLKKAKALGVRAPEDVSLFGFDDIGVASFLSPPLTTMRIPSQEMGNLAARLLLEHMKETVPSPTRRIEVSPLLVPRESCRNLSPSLPGQMDDRA